A window from Actinomycetospora corticicola encodes these proteins:
- a CDS encoding ATP-binding protein yields the protein MPVRDEEVLVARPDPYPLDGSEPPEDVEVRVPATPRAVVTLRTVAADLAARAEFTLDAVADLRMAVDEACSSLVSLARPDTKLTCTFILHEERITVTASVSTFGPERLPTDSFGWRVLTTLADDVRMLSATGDRDSDPFRLTLRLSVPSLGTVLS from the coding sequence GTGCCGGTCAGGGACGAGGAGGTGCTCGTGGCGCGGCCCGATCCGTACCCGCTCGACGGGAGCGAGCCCCCCGAGGACGTCGAGGTGCGCGTACCCGCCACGCCGCGGGCGGTGGTGACGCTGCGCACGGTTGCGGCCGATCTGGCGGCGCGCGCCGAGTTCACGCTCGATGCTGTGGCGGACCTCCGGATGGCCGTCGACGAGGCCTGTTCCAGCCTGGTCTCCCTGGCCCGGCCGGACACGAAGTTGACCTGCACGTTCATCCTCCACGAGGAGCGCATCACGGTGACCGCCTCGGTCTCGACGTTCGGCCCGGAGCGGCTGCCCACCGACTCCTTCGGCTGGCGGGTCCTCACCACGCTGGCCGACGATGTCCGGATGCTCTCCGCGACCGGCGACCGGGACTCCGATCCGTTCCGCCTCACGCTGCGTCTCTCCGTCCCCAGCCTCGGGACCGTGCTTTCGTGA
- a CDS encoding glycosyltransferase family 9 protein, translated as MRVLVVRLDSDGDVLLTGPAIRAVAARADSVVAVVGPKGRQAAELLPGVDEVVVWHCGWVDGDAPPVTPESVAETVARLAALQADEAVVFTSFHQSPLPTALVLRMAGVPRIAAASVDYPGGLLDVRLRPGDPALDPTTDLDDDLPEPERALAIAARAGFPVPDDGSMRVREPGVSPVTGRYVVLHPGASVPARAWPASRCAEAVTALTAAGWRVVVTGSPGESALTAEVAGTDGTDLGGATTFTQLAAVLRDAAAVVVGNTGPAHLAAAVGTPVVSLFAPVVPARRWAPYGVSHVLLGDQDASCRGTRARICPVPGHPCLASVGADDVVRAVNSLVRGSCPASGHGE; from the coding sequence GTGAGGGTCCTCGTCGTGCGGCTCGACTCCGACGGCGACGTCCTGCTCACCGGTCCTGCGATCCGGGCCGTCGCCGCGAGGGCCGACTCCGTCGTGGCCGTCGTCGGGCCCAAGGGACGGCAGGCGGCGGAGCTGCTCCCCGGCGTCGACGAGGTGGTGGTCTGGCACTGCGGCTGGGTCGACGGCGACGCCCCGCCGGTGACGCCGGAGTCGGTCGCGGAGACGGTCGCGCGGCTGGCCGCCCTGCAGGCCGACGAGGCGGTCGTCTTCACGTCGTTCCACCAGTCGCCGCTGCCCACCGCGCTCGTGCTGCGGATGGCCGGCGTGCCGCGGATCGCCGCCGCCTCGGTCGACTACCCGGGCGGCCTGCTCGACGTCCGCCTGCGCCCGGGCGACCCCGCGCTCGACCCGACCACCGACCTCGATGACGACCTCCCCGAGCCCGAACGGGCCCTCGCCATCGCGGCGCGCGCCGGCTTCCCCGTTCCGGACGACGGATCGATGCGGGTCCGCGAGCCGGGCGTGTCCCCGGTGACGGGGCGCTACGTCGTGCTGCACCCGGGCGCGTCCGTGCCCGCCCGCGCGTGGCCGGCCTCCCGGTGCGCCGAGGCCGTGACGGCGTTGACGGCGGCCGGGTGGCGGGTGGTGGTCACCGGCTCGCCGGGGGAGTCCGCACTCACGGCCGAGGTCGCGGGGACCGACGGGACCGACCTCGGCGGGGCGACCACGTTCACCCAACTGGCTGCCGTCCTGCGCGACGCCGCGGCCGTCGTCGTCGGGAACACCGGGCCCGCCCACCTGGCCGCCGCGGTCGGGACGCCGGTGGTGTCGCTGTTCGCCCCCGTGGTCCCGGCGCGCCGGTGGGCGCCCTACGGCGTGTCGCACGTCCTGCTGGGCGACCAGGACGCCTCGTGCCGGGGCACCCGGGCCCGGATCTGCCCCGTCCCGGGGCACCCCTGCCTGGCCTCGGTGGGCGCCGATGACGTGGTGCGAGCGGTGAACTCGCTGGTCAGGGGTAGTTGCCCTGCCAGCGGTCACGGGGAGTAG
- a CDS encoding RNA polymerase sigma factor SigF — protein MPKLAEHAALEKGSPARLRLRDELVRGHLPVAQHIARRFSRRGEPEEDLEQVATLGLINAVDRYDPERGTDFLSYAVPTITGEVRRHFRDQAWSMRVPRRLKDLNVTLSAAMGQMSQSLGRAPTAAELAEHLSLPKEDVLEALEASNAYRSGSLDEMLVDDPDSGTVSDLLGEADRALEKVEYQQSLAPLLAALPQRERTIIMLRFFKNMTQSQIATEVGISQMHVSRLLARTLMQLREGLGENAR, from the coding sequence ATGCCGAAGCTCGCCGAGCACGCCGCGCTGGAGAAGGGCTCGCCCGCCCGGCTGCGGCTGCGCGACGAACTGGTGCGCGGCCACCTGCCCGTGGCCCAGCACATCGCCCGCCGCTTCTCCCGCCGCGGGGAGCCCGAGGAGGACCTCGAGCAGGTCGCCACGCTCGGGCTCATCAACGCCGTCGACCGGTACGACCCGGAGCGCGGCACCGACTTCCTCTCCTACGCGGTGCCCACGATCACCGGCGAGGTGCGGCGGCACTTCCGCGACCAGGCCTGGTCGATGCGCGTTCCGCGCCGGCTCAAGGACCTCAACGTCACGCTCTCGGCGGCGATGGGCCAGATGTCCCAGTCGCTCGGCCGGGCGCCGACGGCGGCGGAGCTCGCCGAGCACCTGAGCCTGCCGAAGGAGGACGTGCTCGAGGCGCTCGAGGCGTCCAACGCCTACCGGTCGGGTTCGCTGGACGAGATGCTCGTCGACGACCCCGACTCGGGCACCGTCTCCGACCTCCTCGGCGAGGCCGACCGGGCGCTGGAGAAGGTCGAGTACCAGCAGTCGCTCGCCCCGCTGCTGGCCGCGCTCCCCCAGCGTGAGCGCACGATCATCATGCTGCGGTTCTTCAAGAACATGACCCAGTCGCAGATCGCGACCGAGGTCGGGATCTCCCAGATGCACGTGTCCCGCCTGCTGGCGCGCACCCTCATGCAGCTGCGCGAGGGGCTCGGGGAGAACGCCCGCTGA
- a CDS encoding glycosyltransferase: protein MRIAMVSEHASPLAVRPDGPGTGHGRLGSVDAGGQNVHVHALAEALARVGHEVVVHTRRTDPHTPDQVRLPSGVVVDHVSAGPAVELRKDDLLEHMDAFAAVLRRRWSRWRPDVAHAHFWMSGLAALDAGRALGVPVLQTFHALGSVKRRHQGAADTSPPSRVALESDLGAQVDRVIATCADEVRELAALGIPVTNVDVVPCGVDVRRFDPDDTARRPGPPRVLTVSRLVPRKGVDTAIRALARVGGDAELVVAGGPEGAELAGDPEVVRLQTLAAAEGVADRVRFVGRVGPADVPALMRDADVVVQLPTYEPFGLVPLEAMASGRPVVAAQVGGLADTVVDGVTGLHVPPGDPDAAARAITSLLADPAARARLGRAGRSRVLEHYAWDRVAAATVAVYRDVLDALAPGVAEPAVADLTGVRS from the coding sequence ATGCGGATCGCCATGGTCTCCGAGCACGCGAGCCCGCTCGCCGTGCGCCCCGACGGACCCGGGACCGGCCACGGCCGGCTCGGCAGCGTCGACGCCGGCGGACAGAACGTCCACGTGCACGCCCTCGCCGAGGCGCTGGCGCGCGTCGGCCACGAGGTCGTCGTGCACACCAGACGCACCGACCCCCACACCCCGGACCAGGTGCGCCTGCCGTCCGGGGTGGTGGTCGACCACGTGTCGGCCGGTCCCGCGGTCGAGCTGCGCAAGGACGACCTGCTCGAGCACATGGACGCCTTCGCCGCGGTCCTCCGACGACGGTGGAGCCGGTGGCGGCCCGACGTCGCGCACGCGCACTTCTGGATGTCCGGTCTGGCCGCCCTCGACGCCGGCCGCGCCCTCGGGGTGCCGGTGCTGCAGACCTTCCACGCCCTCGGGTCGGTGAAGCGCCGCCACCAGGGCGCCGCCGACACCAGCCCGCCGTCGCGGGTCGCGCTCGAGTCCGACCTCGGCGCCCAGGTCGACCGCGTGATCGCCACGTGCGCCGACGAGGTCCGGGAGCTCGCCGCCCTGGGGATCCCGGTCACGAACGTCGACGTCGTCCCCTGCGGGGTCGACGTCCGGCGCTTCGATCCCGACGACACGGCCCGGCGCCCCGGGCCGCCGCGGGTGCTCACGGTGTCCCGCCTCGTGCCCCGCAAGGGCGTGGACACCGCGATCCGGGCGCTGGCCCGGGTCGGCGGGGACGCCGAGCTCGTCGTCGCCGGCGGCCCCGAGGGCGCGGAGCTCGCCGGTGACCCCGAGGTCGTGCGGCTGCAGACGCTCGCCGCCGCCGAGGGGGTCGCCGACCGGGTCCGCTTCGTCGGCAGGGTCGGCCCCGCCGACGTGCCCGCGCTGATGCGGGACGCCGACGTCGTCGTCCAGCTGCCCACCTACGAGCCGTTCGGGCTCGTGCCGCTCGAGGCGATGGCCAGCGGCCGGCCCGTGGTGGCGGCCCAGGTCGGAGGCCTCGCGGACACGGTCGTCGACGGCGTCACCGGCCTGCACGTGCCGCCCGGGGACCCGGACGCCGCCGCGCGGGCGATCACCTCGCTGCTCGCCGACCCCGCCGCGCGGGCCCGTCTCGGGCGTGCCGGCCGGTCGCGGGTGCTGGAGCACTACGCCTGGGACCGCGTGGCCGCCGCCACCGTCGCCGTGTACCGCGACGTGCTCGACGCCCTCGCGCCGGGAGTCGCCGAGCCCGCCGTCGCCGACCTGACGGGAGTGCGCTCGTGA
- a CDS encoding HAD-IIIA family hydrolase translates to MAEVRAVLFDRDGTLVHDVPYNGDPALVAPVDTARPALDRLRAAGLGTGVVSNQSGIARGVLTPAQVDAVNARVEELLGPIGVWAWCPHGPDDGCACRKPAPGLVLDAAHRLGVAPEECAVIGDIAADVGAAAAAGARSVLVPTPVTRREEVEAAPLVARDLLHALDLLGCP, encoded by the coding sequence GTGGCAGAGGTCCGAGCCGTCCTGTTCGACCGCGACGGCACCCTCGTGCACGACGTGCCCTACAACGGCGATCCGGCGCTCGTCGCCCCCGTCGACACCGCCCGCCCCGCCCTCGACCGGCTGCGCGCCGCGGGGCTCGGGACCGGCGTGGTCAGCAACCAGTCGGGCATCGCCCGGGGCGTGCTCACCCCCGCGCAGGTCGACGCGGTGAACGCCCGCGTGGAGGAGCTGCTCGGGCCGATCGGCGTCTGGGCCTGGTGCCCGCACGGTCCCGACGACGGGTGCGCCTGCCGCAAGCCCGCGCCCGGGCTCGTCCTCGACGCCGCCCACCGGCTCGGGGTCGCGCCCGAGGAGTGCGCGGTGATCGGCGACATCGCCGCGGACGTCGGGGCGGCGGCCGCGGCCGGCGCCCGGTCGGTGCTGGTCCCGACCCCCGTCACCCGGCGCGAGGAGGTCGAGGCCGCCCCGCTCGTGGCCCGCGACCTGCTGCACGCTCTCGACCTGCTCGGGTGCCCGTGA
- a CDS encoding glycosyltransferase has protein sequence MTSTPTTPPSLTVLHWHVHGSWSTAFVQGRHRYLVPTLPERGPWGGGRPAAWTWPDAAVECSPAELAARADEIDVVVLQRPEEIDLVARWTGRTPGVDLPAVWLEHNTPRGDAPATRHIVAERDDIPVVHVTHFNALMWDCGRAPTRVVEHGVIDPGHHYTGELDRAAVVVNEPVRRHRVTGTDLLAGFADTVGLDVFGINSERLPEAVHHPDIAVIGDLPQHRMHAELARRRVYLHPIRWTSLGLALIEAMMLGLPVVGLATAEAAVSVPSDAGVVATDLSVLHDALRAYRADPDLARAHGTRAREIATTRFSVDRFLADWDDVLRDAVALAHPTRSGLDAAVPL, from the coding sequence GTGACCTCCACCCCGACCACGCCGCCGTCGCTGACGGTCCTGCACTGGCACGTGCACGGCTCGTGGTCCACCGCCTTCGTCCAGGGACGGCACCGCTACCTGGTGCCGACCCTGCCCGAGCGCGGACCCTGGGGTGGAGGCCGTCCGGCCGCGTGGACCTGGCCCGATGCCGCCGTCGAGTGCTCCCCGGCCGAGCTGGCCGCCCGCGCCGACGAGATCGACGTGGTCGTGCTGCAGCGTCCCGAGGAGATCGACCTGGTCGCGCGGTGGACCGGTCGGACGCCGGGTGTCGATCTCCCGGCGGTGTGGCTGGAGCACAACACGCCGCGCGGCGACGCCCCGGCCACCCGGCACATCGTCGCGGAGCGTGACGACATCCCGGTGGTCCACGTGACGCACTTCAACGCGCTCATGTGGGACTGCGGGCGGGCCCCGACCCGGGTCGTCGAGCACGGGGTCATCGATCCCGGCCACCACTACACCGGCGAGCTCGACCGGGCCGCCGTGGTGGTCAACGAGCCGGTGCGCCGGCACCGGGTGACCGGCACGGACCTCCTCGCGGGGTTCGCCGACACCGTCGGCCTGGACGTCTTCGGCATCAACTCCGAGCGGCTGCCCGAGGCGGTGCACCACCCGGACATCGCGGTGATCGGGGACCTGCCCCAGCACCGGATGCACGCCGAGCTGGCCCGCCGCCGCGTCTACCTCCACCCCATCCGGTGGACCTCCCTCGGCCTCGCCCTCATCGAGGCCATGATGCTGGGGCTGCCCGTCGTCGGGCTGGCCACCGCCGAAGCCGCCGTGTCCGTCCCGTCCGACGCCGGTGTCGTGGCGACCGACCTCTCCGTCCTGCACGACGCCCTGCGCGCCTACCGCGCCGACCCCGATCTCGCCCGCGCCCACGGCACGCGGGCCCGCGAGATCGCGACCACACGGTTCTCCGTGGACCGGTTCCTCGCCGACTGGGACGACGTGCTCCGTGACGCCGTCGCCCTGGCGCACCCCACCCGTAGCGGACTCGACGCCGCGGTCCCGCTGTAA